The window TCCAcagtttgttctcatacatggatcgcatctaagatttcatggcctcaagccattttgcagaatctgggctcatcatcgcttcctcatagttcgtaggttcgtcatggtctagtaacatgacctccagaacaggattaccgtaccactctggtgcggatctcactctggttgacctacgaggtttagtagtaacttgatctgaagttacaatatcgtcatcattagcttcctcactaattggtgtaggagtcacaggaacagatttctgtgatggactactttccaataagggagcaggtacagttacctcatcaagttctactttcctcccactcacttctttcggagaaactccttctctagaaaggatccattcttagcaacgaatttcttgccttcggatctgtgatagaaggtgtacccaacagtctcctttgggtatcctatgaagacacatttctccgatttgggttcgagcttatcaggttgaagctttttcacataagcatcgcagccccaaactttaagaaacgaaacctttggtttcttgtcaaaccacagttcataaggcgtcgtctcaacggatttagatggtgccctatttaacgtgaatgcagccgtctccaaagcataaccccaaaacaatagcggtaaatcattaagagacatcatagaccgcaccatatctagtaaagtacgattacgatgtacggacacaccattacgctgtggtgttccgggtggcgtgagttgcgaaactattccgcattgtttcaaatgaagaccaaacttataactcaaatattctcctacacgatcaaatcgtagaaactttattttcttgttacgatggttttccacttcactctgaaattctttgaacttttcaaatatttcagacttatgtttcatcaagtagatatacccatatctgctcaaatcatctgtgaaggtgagaaaataacgatacccgccgtgagcctcaacattcatcgaaccacatacatcggtatgtatgatttccaacaaatttgttgctcgctccatagttccggagaacggcgttttagtcatcttgcccatgtggcatggttcgcaagtaccaagtgattcataatcaagtgattccaaaattccatcagaatggagtttcttcatgcgctttacaccaatatgacctaaacggcagtgccacaaataagttgcactatcattatcaactctgcatcttttggcttcaatattatgaatgtgtgtatcactactatcgagattcatcaaaaatagaccactcttcaagggtgcatgaccataaaagatattactcatataaatagaacaaccattattctcagatttaaatgaataaccgtctcgcatcaaacaagacccagatataatgttcatgctcaacggtagcaccaaataacaattattcaggtctaaaactaatcccgaaggtagatgtagaggtagcgtgccaaccgcgatcacatcgactttggaaccatttcccacgagcatcgtcacctcgtccttagccaatcttcgcttaatccatagtccctgtttcgagttgcaaatattagcaacagaaccagtatcaaatacctaggtgctactgcgagcattagtaaggtacacatcaataacatgtatatcacatatatctttgttcaccttgccatccttcttatccgccaaatacttggggcagttccgcctccagtgaccagtccgtttggagtagaagcactcagtctcaggcttaggtccagacttgggcttcttcacttgagcagcaacttgcttgccattcttcttgaagttccccttcttccctttaccctttttcttgaaactggtggtcttgtttaccatcaacacttgatgctccttctcgatttctacctccgcagcctttagcatcgcgaagagctcgagaattgtcatatccatcccttgcatattatagttcctcacgaagctcttgtagcttggtggcagtgattgaagaattctgtcaatgacactatcatccggaagattaactcccagttgaatcaagtgattgttatacccagacattttgagtatatgctcagtgacagaactattctcctccatcttgcagctgtagaacttattggagacttcatatctctcaatccgggcatttgcttgaaatattaacttcaactcctggaacatctcatatgctccatgacgttcaaaacgtcgttgaagtcccggttctaagttgtaaagcatggcacattgaactatcgagtagtcatcagctttgctctgccagacgttcataacatctgccgttgctcctgcagcgggtttggcacccagcggtgcttccaggacgtaattcttctgtgcagcaatgaggataatcctcaagttacggacccagtccgtgtaattgctaccatcatctttcaagtttgctttctcaaggaacgcattaaaattcaatggaacaacaacacgggccatctatctacaacaacatagacatgcaaaatactatcaggtactaagttcatgataaattaaagttcaattaatcatattacttaagaactcccacttagatagatatccctctaatcatctaagtgatcacgtgatccatatcaactaaaccatatccgatcatcacgtgagatggagtagttttcaatggtgaacatcactgtgttgatcatatctactatatggttcacgctcgacctttcggtctcagtgttccgaggccatatctgttatatgctaggctcgtcaagtttaacccgagtattctgcgtgtgcaaaactggcttgcacccgttgtatgtgaacgtagagcttatcacactcgatcatcacgtggtgtctcggcacgacgaactttcgcaacggtgcatactcagggagaacacttataccttgaaatttagtgagagatcatcttataatgctaccgtcgaactaagcaaaataagatgcataaaagataaacatcacatgcaatcaatataagtgatatgatatggccatcatcatcttgtgcctttgatctccatctccaaagcaccgtcatgatcaccatcgtcaccggcgcgacaccttgatctccatcgtagcatccttgtcgtttcgccaactattgcttatacgactatcgctaccgcttagtgataaagtaaagcaattacatggcgattgcatttcatacaataaagtgacaaccatatggctcctgccagttgtcgataactcggttacaaaacatgatcatctcatacaataaaatttagcatcatgtcttgaccatatcacatcacagcatgccctgcaaaaacaagttagacgtcctctactttgttgttgcaagttttacgtggctgctacaggctgagcaagaaccgttcttacatatgcatcaaaaccacaacgatatttcgtcaagtatgtgctgttttaaccttctcaaggaccgggcatagccacactcgattgaactaaagttggagaaactgacacccgtcagccacctatgtgcgaagcacgtcggtagaaccagtctcgcgtaagcgtacgtgtaatgtcggtccgggccgcttcatccaacaataccgccgaatcaaagtatgacatgctggtaagcagtatgacttgtatcgcccacaactcacttgtgttctactcgtgcatataacatctacgcataaacctggctcagatgccactgttggggaacgtagtaatttcaaaaaaatcctacgcacacgctagatcatggtgatgcatagcaacaagaggggagagtgtcgtccacgtaccctcgtagaccataagcggaagcgttatgagaacgcggttgatgtagtcgtacgtcttcacgatccgaccgatccaagtaccgaacgcacggcacctccgagttcagcacacgttcagctcgatgacgtcccacgaactctgatcgagcagagcttcgcgggagagttccgtcagcacggcatgatgacggtgatgatgttgctaccgacgcagggcttcgcctaagcaccgctacgatatgatcgaggtggattacggtggaggggggcaccgcacacggcttggaacaatcaacttgtgtgtcctagggtgccccctgcccccgtatataaaggagcaaggggggaggccggacagcccttggggcgcgccaaggaggggggagtcctcctcctagtaggagtaggactcccctttcctagtccaactaggaagagggaagggggaaggaaagagagggagagggagagggaaagaggggccgcgcccccctcccctagtccaattcggactcctcatgggagggggcgcgccacctcctgggctgctgccctctctctcacctcaggcccaatacttccccggggggttccggtaaccccttcggcactccggttttctccgaaaccacccgaaactcttccggtgtccgaatatagccatccaatatatcaatctttatgtctcgatcatttcgagactcctcgtcatgtccgtgatcatatccgggactccgaactacctttggtacatcaaaacacataaactcataatactggtcgtcaccgaacgttaagcgtgcggaccctacgggttcgagaactatgtagacatgaccgagactcgtttctagtcaacaaccaatagcggaacctggatgctcatattggctcctacatattctacgaagatctttatcggtcaaaccgcataataacatacgttgttccctttgtcatcggtatgttacttgcccgtgattcgatcgtgggtatctcaatacctagttcaatctcgttaccggaaagtctctttactcgttccgtaatacatcatcccgcaactaactcattagttgcatttcttgcgaggcttatagtgatgtgcattaccgagagggccgagagatacatctccgacaatcggagtgacaaatcctaatatcgatctatgccaacccaacgagtaccttcggagacacctgtagagcacctttataatcacccagttacattgtgacgtttggtagcacacaaagtgttcctctggtattcgggagttgcataatctcatagtcataggaacatgtataagtcatgaagaaagcaatatcaatatactaaatgatcaaatgctaagctaacggaatgggtcaagtcaatcacatcattctctaatgatgtgatcccgttaatcaaatgacaactcatgtctgtggctaggaaacttaaccatctttgattcaacgagctagtcaagtagaggcatactagtgacacttagtttgtctatatattcacacatgtactaagtttccggttaatacaattctagcatgaataataaacatttatcatgatataaggaaatataaataagaactttattattgcctctagggcatatttccactataagaaatatgtcaactagtgaccttctagcagtgaccctggaagaattggtcatagatctatgaccacttgagaccaattggtcaaaagctattcggggggctccaaacgctaaactatatcgaccattttggtcagaaaggtcgtaatttccttacacgaaatggtcataaagcagatagcactggtccgctgccttatttctagctgatcacgaccaatatagatggtcataacattgtaaattgtggtgggttgctatgactaggcgccacctcatcagttttgcctatgggtcatgtccatgtggcaatctttgccccaggttgtgaagcaacctatatttctgtcattcccaaaattcccaaaaaaatctcataaattctttgggtcatatcttcgtcaaaatgtaaaaaaccttccttgcctagttcaaaaataattcaacaatattcattttcctattctgttcagaacaacactttgtgaaggaagtaccactttggcatgtccaaatagtatccattttctacggtgctttcctatgcccaaataaccatcctccaccaaataccatctcaatccattcattattttgagcccagcttcaacattcgtatttatgtccagtgtggtactttgcaaagcaagtaccacctaggctcctccttttgagctgaaaatttgtgaagacggtcttcttagtaactgatcatcctcagccaaaactcatgctattagccatgtacatttcccgtaccgctaatcaaacgcttggctgctaattcatgtttgagcatcgatcggtctcctcgtgagaatcttatgttgtaattttcttcctagcacctacctggggagtgcccaacccaatagacatgcctaggccgcccagaacacatggcaacgccacggtcacgcggtgaccacgcggcgggcatgcgagtttacgcgctctagagttggggccctcggccaccgcccaaacctcgacgtatcgccaccaaaccatgtatttatgattaaataggtacttatgtaactagaaatgatttttggaaaaaataaatagcaaactatgaggcagttgcagttcaaatttgacccgcttccaactgaattggcggaaatttgtctttttcacgagaggtggatcaaaactttttacactcaaccattttgtcaattgtgcattaaatatgtcctagtattttagaaaattggtttggtccaattttgcaacaatgatttgggaggtccttcacaaaaaaacctccttttgggcactcggaaaatggaaaatggttttttcgtccaaagaaaatgaaaacttccttaggcaacattgtttgccattccaatatgcacccttgtgcacaatatgagatcatttgaacaaactatgccatgaatgtggccataagattgatcatttggcttgaaagccattcatctccacacgtgatagctcatttctgagaacacttttttaaaataattgtcgtcttacaagtttattatttttccaggtaacttggccacatataatgacacaatgcgaaggtttcccaattttttgatttttttgaatttttatgcccgtttcaaaatgcggtcaaaacggcgggaatgaccgttcctagctagtggttgaatcttggaatttttttggtgtttctctgattaaatagatacttatgtacctagaaatgatttttggaaaaaataaagagcaaactacaaggcagctacagttcaaatttgacccgcttccaactaaatcggcggaaatttgtctttttcacgagaggtggatcaaaactttttacacccaaccatttggtaaattgtgcattaaatatgtcctagtattttagaaaaatgatttggtccaattatgcaacaattatttgggaggtcctccaaaaaacctccttttgggcactcgaaaaatggaaaatggttttttcgtccaaagaaaattaaaacttccttaggaaacattgtttgccattccaatatgcacccttgtgcacaatatgagatcatttgaacaaactatgccatgaatgtggccataagattgatcatttggcttgaaagccattgatctccacacgtgatagctcgtttctgagaacactttttaaaaataattatcgtattacaagtttgttatttttcctgggaacttggccacatataatgacacaatgcgaaggtttcccaattttttaattttttttaattttttatgcccgttttaAAATGCTGTCAAAATGGCGGGAATGATcattcctagctagtggttgaatcttggaattttttttggtgtttctctgattaaatagatacttctgtacctagaaatgatttttggaaaaaataaagagcaaactacaaggcaactacagttcaaatttgacccgcttccagctgaatcggcggaaatttgtctttttcacgagaggtggatcaaaactttttacacccaaccatttggtcaattatgcattaaatatggcctaatattttcaaaaattgatttggtccaatttttcaacaaatatattataggtcctttagaaaaaaactcatttcagggattcaaaaaatggaaaatgtcTTTTTTGCCAAAAAAAACTCATGTCTCACGACACCTTTTTAAAGATATTTATCTTTTTTCATGTTTGTTATTTTTTTCTGAAAACTTGTTCACATTTTGGTGACACAATGAGAAGGTTTTCCATTTTCTTTTTGAATTTCTCAAGTCATAAAATAGTTGGCATGATTTTAATGCATTATTTTTAGGCAACTATGACCTATTTAGATGGTCACAACATCATACTGCACTCTGATTGGTCCGTGGACGTCTCACGCGGATCGTGCATCATACGCCGTCGGATGCTCGCGCATCCAACGGCCGTCCTCAACCCTTCCACACTAACTCCGAAACCCTAGGTCATTTTCCATCCACCCCCCCCGCCTCCTTTCTTTCCTCGctcccttctcctcctctccccttCCAAGTCTTCTCTGTCGCAACGCCGCACGTCCCATGATTCGATCCAATCCTCTCCTTCGATCCCACCTGCCGGCGGCGACCTCCTCTCAACCAGCCCCGCCGGCGGTCTCCAGATCCAACCCAGCTCAATCCCAACTCCTACCCCGCGGCCATGGCCATGGCAGGGGGAGCCCGAATTCCTAGCCCGTGGTGGCTAGGGTTTCGGTCGCCTCCAACTCGATCCGGCGTTGCTCCGGTGAATCCCGAGCCCTCAAGCGCAGATCCATCTCCGGGATGGCCTTGATCTGCTCGAGGACGACCGGTTCTTCGTCAACCTGCAAGGACGCGCGCCGGCAGCAGGCGAtctcctctccggcgagcccACCCATGGCGACCAGGATGGTCTCCACCTCCCAAATCCATCACGGTCTCCCAAATCTCCCTCTGCTCCTCAAGGTCCGACCCATCTCCCCTCTCAgattttagttttttttcttgATTTGGTACGATGGTGGTTCACCTCTATCCCCCCTCTCTCACTCTCTGTGCTTGTAGCGGCTGTTCACCCCCAACCTCCGGTCCATGCGCGCGGCTGTTGGTCCACTCGAGCGAGCGGGATGCTGGAAGGGAAGGCGACGGTGGAGGACACCGACATGCCGGCCAAGATGCAGCTGCAGGCCACGTCGGCGGCGTCGAGGGCACTCGACCGCTTCGACGTCCTCGACTGCCGGAGCATCGCGGCGCACATCAAGAAGGTGAGAATCTTGCCAATACCACCCCCAAATCTATAGCCTCTGAATCTGCAGGTAACAAGCTAGAGACAGTCTTGCAAGAGAAAGAATGATGTACTTGAACATAAATAAGCAGTTAGCTGTGCAAGTGCTGCCGATGATTGGATCTGATTTGGACGGCTGCACTGCAGGAGTTCGACACGATCCATGGCCCGGGGTGGCAGTGCGTGGTGGGCTGCAGCTTCGGCTGCTACTTCACGCACAGCAAGGGGAGCTTCATATACTTCAAGTTCGAGTTGCTCAGGTTCCTCGTCTTCAAAGGCATGGCGGATGAGCAACCGCTGCCGTGCTGATCTGGTCTGTAGGTTTACGTGACAAGGTGAGCATACAACTTGTGATGCATTTTCCTGGTCTGTAGGTTTACGTGAGTTCTGATCTGATGGTGGCATTTTACATGTTGTTTTTGTTCTTCAGCGACAGTTAACGATCTAAATGGTTCGGCATTCAGCAAAAGGATAGCTGCATACTGGGGCTGGCACAGAACATTTTGGCGTCACACAAGGGCTTGAAATCCCTTATCTGTACTTCATTATTGTTTGACGCAGCCCTTTTAGAACATATGATTGTTATGCCTAGTTGTGCCATGGTGATTTGTGTCTAACAGAAATTCAGAATGAACTCAAGTTGGCATGTGCAGTGTGAGTGCCTACGATATTCTCAGGTTGCAGTTTTTCAAATGCTGAAAGTTTCTTCAGACTCCAGATTGCCTTCACTTGGACAAAGCTGAGCCAGCGACCGTCGCCCACAACCACGGTGGCCACCTTGCTCCCCTCCTCCCTTCAGTTATCAGTTTAAATATGCAAATATTCACCTCCTTTTGCAATTCTGATCAGTTTAAATAATGGctattgaagatccatttatacTTCCACATGGTTTCAGAATCTGGATAGAATCACTATAGCAGTTATGTGATTCGTTCTGTAgcttgcgtttggtacttggaaataACAGAATAgaaatttggaatttttttgaCACGCCATGTAGTATACTGAAAACTGCCTTTCTTCTAGCGCTGCTACACAACGCTATTTAGGATGAGTACAACTACATTTTTATCTATCTGAAAAATGGTGCAAAGATTTACTAGTACTTGCCTTGGTGATATGACACGTCCATGGTGCGATTTAATTAGATTCAGACTTCGATAGGCCAGGGCGTGTGCTTGtattagcatggaacaattaCTACTAATTAATGAAGGAAGCACACTTGTTCACATAAAGGAAGATATGTCTGTGTTAGTATTAGTGTTCTTGATCTTACCTGATAGACTTGTTTTTACTAATATAAACAAATAAAATCAGATTGTTTGCATAAATCATTCTCACTTTTAATTGAGTTCTAAGTACGTAGTGTCTTTAATTCTTTGCTTATATTATAGTCAGAATTATACCGTGTGACTGAATGATGTGTTATTTAGTTAGCCTTGCAGTATCTTTAGTTTTCTGATGATTGCTCAACTCTCAATTCTGAATAAATAAGTAGCTGACCCTATTGGTTCTTTCTTTCTTCAGGGCTATGAGTTGATGGCCACGCTGCTGTTTTGCTCTGCTTGATAATTCTTTTACTGTCCAGTCTGCTCTCTGCATAGTTTCCAGTTGCTTATAAAACGATAAAACAGTGGTGATGTGAGGTCCGACAATGGTTTGTAATTTTGGTTTCATCCCCAACCTCTCCAGCTAGCTTCTTCTTCACATCATATCATATTTGCACCTGCTGCTGCATCATGGATTGGATGGTCACCTACTAGCTAAGTTGCTTAGCTTGTATTGCCATCGAATTGGTCAATACTGTTTCACTTTGCTTGTTTCTTGTACTAGGTCTGTCAGTTACAGCATAAACAAACAAATTGCTTAGCTCTCAACTATGAATACATAGCTAGCTAAACTtgttctttctttctttctttagAGCTGCGACTTATATGGGTCAAGCTGCTGTTTTGCTGTACTCAATGATACTATTGCTGCCTGTATAGCTCATGTGGTGATATTTTCCTGAACTGAAGTTGTGAATGTACCATTATTTTCTTGCTGCTACTTATCCCTGGCTCACCTGTTCTAGTTGGTTTCAATTGATATTTGTCTCATCCAGCACTCTGACTATAAATGTGTTGTTTTAATCCTGATGATGTTGTAGTATAAGGTGGAACACCATATTCCTGTTTTAATCCAAAAGGAATAAAGCAATCATGTTTGTTTGCTTGGTGCGTGTCGATCTCAAAATGGCAGACAAAACATGACAAGTGAACACTTTGAGGCTCTGTTTCCTGTTCCCTGTTGTAGTTTCTTGATTTATTTTGCATATGCAGCACATCATCTTGAATACCATCTATTTGTATATGCTTAGGGTATGCATGATGCCTATGCTCTGTATTAGATCAGTATGTTAATATTAGTAGGCATATATCCATGTATGAGCAGTGCATAGTGCAGTTGGCCATATTCTAGCTCATATGGAACTTCCTGTGATATGGTGCAGTCCTGTTTTGTTTCATTGATTGCTTTTATTTTGTCCCTAACCATTTTTTTGTTCTATAACATGTAGATGCTGGCGTTCGTTCATTTTTCGTCGCAAGCTCTAGGATGAAGAAGTGAAGAAGCATTTAGTTCTAGCTCATTGGAGCTAGTTATACTTTTATAGATATTTAATTGAAAC is drawn from Aegilops tauschii subsp. strangulata cultivar AL8/78 chromosome 1, Aet v6.0, whole genome shotgun sequence and contains these coding sequences:
- the LOC109765051 gene encoding uncharacterized protein — encoded protein: MLEGKATVEDTDMPAKMQLQATSAASRALDRFDVLDCRSIAAHIKKEFDTIHGPGWQCVVGCSFGCYFTHSKGSFIYFKFELLRFLVFKGMADEQPLPC